DNA sequence from the uncultured Umboniibacter sp. genome:
CTAGTACCGCTGCCGGTAACTTAGCACCAATGGCTGCCCCAATGGCGCTTGGAAGTGCATAGCCTAGCGTTCCGTAGCCGGTGGGATGAAGCCATTTCTTAGGCTGATCGACGGGGTAAAAAATATTGCCAGAGTAAGCCAACTGAGTCATGTCAGTCGCCATAACTGTGGCAGCAGATAGTCCTTCACGGATAGCAGATAGCACCTGCTGATGAGATTGATACATTCGCGGCAAATTGTTTTGCAGCGCCGCCTTCAGTTGTTTCACCCGTTCCTCGGCATTCGCACTTGCTCGCGCGACTATCTGCTGGTTTAACTCACCCAGCGTGGCTTTAGCATCAGCGACGAGCGGGATTTTTGCGGGATAAATACCGGTCATCTTCTGTGAATCCAGATCAATACGAACAAGATTCTCACTTATTTCGATACGATCGCACCAGAAATCGGTATCCGCTAGCTCCGTACCCACAGCGATAACACAGTCTGCCTCAGCAATCATTTTCCAGCCGGGTTCAACACAGAGTAACGAGCCCGCTAACAGTGGGTGATGACTAGGCAGGAGACCTTTACCCGCTACCGAAGTGAATACTGGCGCACCGAGTTGCTCTGCGAGTTGCTGTAATTCAGCCGCCGCGTCGACGCAGCCGCCGCCGGCAATAATCATTGGATTCTTTGCTTGGTTTAAGCGTGCTACCGCCGCATCAAGTTGGGATAGCTTAGCGGGTCGAACAGGTAATTCCTTCGGCCGCCATAGCTCCCCCGCCGGCTGCCCTAAGATATCCAACGGAACTTCAATATGAACGGGGCGTGGTCGCTGCGAAGCAAAAATAGCAAAGGCTTGATGAATAAGTTGCTCTGCCTCGGCAACCGACGATGCTCTCGCGGAGAGGGCCGTGACGGGGCGTGTAAAATCTAATTGATCCTTTGACTCGTGGAGCCTTCCAGCCCCCTTGCCCAAGCTCCAAGATTCGTTAACGCTAGAAACCACTAGCATAGGAATTGAATCAGAGAAGGCTTGTCCTATTGCCGTAGCGATGTTGCTAACGCCCGGACCTGTAATAACAAATGCTACACCCACTCTTCCGGTTGCTCGGGCATAGCCATCAGCCATAAAACCCGCCCCTTGCTCATGACGGGCTAAAACATGGCGAATAGGTGACTCCGCTAGCCCTCGATAAAGTTCTAAATTATGAACACCTGGAATGCCGAAAACGGTATCTACACCGTAGTTCTCCAGTAGTTTCACCATCGCCTGACCGCAATTTTGCGTCATGCGTTACTCCTTATCTATCAAAATTATTACGTTTACATCACGCCCAGCTTCACGAGACCTGCGAATGTCCTCTGCGCGCTCGATTATTGTTGGCAAGTATGGTTGACTAAAACCAACTAAAAGGAAACTGCTATGCCAAGAAAAATAGTCAACGGGTGGGACGCACTTATCATCACGTTGCTGATCATCTTTTTCATCGGAGGTGCCATTGCCACCTTTGGTGCCGATTCGCTCTTGGGTGCTACCCAAGTAGCCCTCTTTTTCAGCGCCATCTGTACCGGCTTAATTGGGGTAAAGAACGGTCTGAGCTGGGATGATATTGAAGATACCATTGTAGCCACTGTTGGTCGCGCTGTAATGCCTCTCATCATATTTTTAGCCGTGGGCTGTCTCATCGCTGGGTTAATGATCTCAGGCGCAGTGCCTACTCTGCTCTATTATGGTTTAGGAATGCTTTCACCCACGTTCTTCTATCCGCTGGCATGTCTTCTCACCGCCGTTGTCGCGCTTTGTACTGGCAGTTCCTGGACCACAGCGGCAACTATTGGCGTGGCGCTTATCGGGGTCGCGATGGGCTTTGACCTCTCTCTACCTATCGCGGCTGGGGCGATTATTTCCGGCGCCTACTTTGGCGACAAAATGTCACCATTGTCCGAAACGACCAATCTTGCTTCCGCTATCGGCGGTGCCGACCTCTTTGTCCATATTAAACATATGATATGGGTCTCAGGACCCAGCTTTTTGATCAGCTTGATAGCGTTCTTTATAATCGGACTTGCGTCAGAACTACCCGCTGACTTGGGCGATAAGATTGCCCTAATGCAAACTACCTTAGACCAACAATTTAACCTCAGTGTGGTTAACACCCTTCCGATTATTGCGCTGCTCTATATGAGCTATAAGCAGCAACCTGCCCTGCTAGCAATCTCAGCCGGAGTAGGCCTGTCAGTTGTGGTGAGCTTTATGACCCAATATGAACTCATACTTCGCACTATCACCCTACTCTACGGCGCCGATGGCTCCATGCTGATGACGCTCTGGAAGGTTATTTACGATGGTTTCCTCATTGAGACGGGTGTTAGCGAGCTCGATGACTTACTGTCGCGCGGCGGTATGGAATCCATGGTATTTATGGTGTGGCTGGTACTCTGTTCAATGATGTTATCGGCAACGCTGAGTGCTACGGGGTATATCGAATATTTATTGAATAAACTGCGCACCATCATTCGCGGAACTGGATCGCTAATTGCCACTACTATCGGCACCTCAGTGACGGTAAATATGCTGACCGGAGATCAATATCTATCGTTAGTTCTCCCTGGGCAAATGTGGAAAGACGAATATGAGAAACGAGGATTACAACCGGAAAACCTAACACGCACGCTAGAGGATGGCGGCACCGTCACCTCACCATTAGTACCGTGGGGGGCATGTGGCGTATTTATGGCAGGAACGCTAGGCGTGCCGACGCTAGAATATCTCCTATTCTGCTTCTTTTG
Encoded proteins:
- a CDS encoding 5-guanidino-2-oxopentanoate decarboxylase; amino-acid sequence: MTQNCGQAMVKLLENYGVDTVFGIPGVHNLELYRGLAESPIRHVLARHEQGAGFMADGYARATGRVGVAFVITGPGVSNIATAIGQAFSDSIPMLVVSSVNESWSLGKGAGRLHESKDQLDFTRPVTALSARASSVAEAEQLIHQAFAIFASQRPRPVHIEVPLDILGQPAGELWRPKELPVRPAKLSQLDAAVARLNQAKNPMIIAGGGCVDAAAELQQLAEQLGAPVFTSVAGKGLLPSHHPLLAGSLLCVEPGWKMIAEADCVIAVGTELADTDFWCDRIEISENLVRIDLDSQKMTGIYPAKIPLVADAKATLGELNQQIVARASANAEERVKQLKAALQNNLPRMYQSHQQVLSAIREGLSAATVMATDMTQLAYSGNIFYPVDQPKKWLHPTGYGTLGYALPSAIGAAIGAKLPAAVLVGDGGLQYTINELATAAEYLSEQSFVVLMWNNSRLGQIWDDMELRDIEPVAVAMHNPNFELLAQGYHFAYRKLTQISEIAPALEELQSKSGCWFVELDATSLEQRDS
- the nhaC gene encoding Na+/H+ antiporter NhaC; its protein translation is MPRKIVNGWDALIITLLIIFFIGGAIATFGADSLLGATQVALFFSAICTGLIGVKNGLSWDDIEDTIVATVGRAVMPLIIFLAVGCLIAGLMISGAVPTLLYYGLGMLSPTFFYPLACLLTAVVALCTGSSWTTAATIGVALIGVAMGFDLSLPIAAGAIISGAYFGDKMSPLSETTNLASAIGGADLFVHIKHMIWVSGPSFLISLIAFFIIGLASELPADLGDKIALMQTTLDQQFNLSVVNTLPIIALLYMSYKQQPALLAISAGVGLSVVVSFMTQYELILRTITLLYGADGSMLMTLWKVIYDGFLIETGVSELDDLLSRGGMESMVFMVWLVLCSMMLSATLSATGYIEYLLNKLRTIIRGTGSLIATTIGTSVTVNMLTGDQYLSLVLPGQMWKDEYEKRGLQPENLTRTLEDGGTVTSPLVPWGACGVFMAGTLGVPTLEYLLFCFFCLLNPIIAIVYGIFNIRISYQEKAPTNSPVNS